A single region of the Gorilla gorilla gorilla isolate KB3781 chromosome 1, NHGRI_mGorGor1-v2.1_pri, whole genome shotgun sequence genome encodes:
- the SLAMF7 gene encoding SLAM family member 7 isoform X1, translating into MAGSPTCLTLIYILWQLTGSAASGPMKELVGSVGGAVTFPLKSKVKQIDSIVWTFNTTLLVTIQPEGGTIIVTQNRNKERVDFPDGGYSLKLSKLKKNDSGIYNVEIYSSSLQHPSTQKYVLHVYEHLSKPKVTMGLQSNKNGTCVTNLTCCMEHGEEDVIYTWKALGQAANESHNGSILPISWRWGESDMTFICVARNPVSSNFSSPILARKLCEGAADDPDSSMVLLCLLLVPLLLSLFVLGLFLWFLKRERQEESIEEKKRADIGRETPNICPHSGENTEYDTIPHTNRTILKEDPANTVYSTVEIPKKMENPHSLLTMPDTPRLFAYENVI; encoded by the exons ATGGCTGGTTCCCCAACATGCCTCACCCTCATCTATATCCTTTGGCAGCTCACAG GGTCAGCAGCCTCTGGACCCATGAAAGAGCTGGTCGGTTCCGTTGGTGGGGCCGTGACTTTCCCCCTGAAGTCCAAAGTAAAGCAAATTGACTCTATTGTCTGGACCTTCAACACAACCCTTCTTGTCACCATACAGCCAGAAGGGGGCACTATCATAGTGACCCAAAATCGTAATAAGGAGAGAGTAGACTTCCCAGATGGAGGCTACTCCCTGAAGCTCAGCAAACTGAAGAAGAATGACTCAGGGATCTACAATGTGGAGATATACAGCTCATCACTCCAGCATCCCTCCACCCAGAAGTATGTGCTGCATGTCTACG AGCACCTGTCAAAGCCTAAAGTCACCATGGGTCTGCAGAGCAATAAGAATGGCACCTGTGTGACCAATCTGACATGCTGCATGGAACATGGGGAAGAGGATGTGATTTATACCTGGAAGGCCCTGGGGCAAGCAGCCAATGAGTCCCATAATGGGTCCATCCTCCCCATCTCCTGGAGATGGGGAGAAAGTGATATGACCTTCATCTGTGTTGCCAGGAACCCTGTCAGCAGCAACTTCTCAAGCCCCATCCTTGCCAGGAAGCTCTGTGAAG GTGCTGCTGATGACCCAGATTCCTCCATGGTCCTCCTGTGTCTCCTGTTGGTGCCCCTCCTGCTCAGTCTCTTTGTACTGGGGCTATTTCTTTGGTTTCTGAAGAGAGAGAGGCAAGAAG AGTCCATTGAAGAGAAGAAGAGAGCGGACATTGGTCGGGAAACTCCTAACATATGCCCCCATTCTGGAGAGAACACAGAGTACGACACAATCCCTCACACTAAT agaacAATCCTAAAGGAAGATCCAGCAAATACAGTTTATTCCACTGTGGAAATACCAAAAAAG ATGGAAAATCCCCACTCACTGCTCACGATGCCAGACACACCAAGGCTATTTGCCTATGAGAATGTTATCTAG
- the SLAMF7 gene encoding SLAM family member 7 isoform X2 yields MAGSPTCLTLIYILWQLTGSAASGPMKELVGSVGGAVTFPLKSKVKQIDSIVWTFNTTLLVTIQPEGGTIIVTQNRNKERVDFPDGGYSLKLSKLKKNDSGIYNVEIYSSSLQHPSTQKYVLHVYEHLSKPKVTMGLQSNKNGTCVTNLTCCMEHGEEDVIYTWKALGQAANESHNGSILPISWRWGESDMTFICVARNPVSSNFSSPILARKLCEESIEEKKRADIGRETPNICPHSGENTEYDTIPHTNRTILKEDPANTVYSTVEIPKKMENPHSLLTMPDTPRLFAYENVI; encoded by the exons ATGGCTGGTTCCCCAACATGCCTCACCCTCATCTATATCCTTTGGCAGCTCACAG GGTCAGCAGCCTCTGGACCCATGAAAGAGCTGGTCGGTTCCGTTGGTGGGGCCGTGACTTTCCCCCTGAAGTCCAAAGTAAAGCAAATTGACTCTATTGTCTGGACCTTCAACACAACCCTTCTTGTCACCATACAGCCAGAAGGGGGCACTATCATAGTGACCCAAAATCGTAATAAGGAGAGAGTAGACTTCCCAGATGGAGGCTACTCCCTGAAGCTCAGCAAACTGAAGAAGAATGACTCAGGGATCTACAATGTGGAGATATACAGCTCATCACTCCAGCATCCCTCCACCCAGAAGTATGTGCTGCATGTCTACG AGCACCTGTCAAAGCCTAAAGTCACCATGGGTCTGCAGAGCAATAAGAATGGCACCTGTGTGACCAATCTGACATGCTGCATGGAACATGGGGAAGAGGATGTGATTTATACCTGGAAGGCCCTGGGGCAAGCAGCCAATGAGTCCCATAATGGGTCCATCCTCCCCATCTCCTGGAGATGGGGAGAAAGTGATATGACCTTCATCTGTGTTGCCAGGAACCCTGTCAGCAGCAACTTCTCAAGCCCCATCCTTGCCAGGAAGCTCTGTGAAG AGTCCATTGAAGAGAAGAAGAGAGCGGACATTGGTCGGGAAACTCCTAACATATGCCCCCATTCTGGAGAGAACACAGAGTACGACACAATCCCTCACACTAAT agaacAATCCTAAAGGAAGATCCAGCAAATACAGTTTATTCCACTGTGGAAATACCAAAAAAG ATGGAAAATCCCCACTCACTGCTCACGATGCCAGACACACCAAGGCTATTTGCCTATGAGAATGTTATCTAG
- the SLAMF7 gene encoding SLAM family member 7 isoform X3, which produces MAGSPTCLTLIYILWQLTGSAASGPMKELVGSVGGAVTFPLKSKVKQIDSIVWTFNTTLLVTIQPEGGTIIVTQNRNKERVDFPDGGYSLKLSKLKKNDSGIYNVEIYSSSLQHPSTQKYVLHVYEHLSKPKVTMGLQSNKNGTCVTNLTCCMEHGEEDVIYTWKALGQAANESHNGSILPISWRWGESDMTFICVARNPVSSNFSSPILARKLCEGAADDPDSSMVLLCLLLVPLLLSLFVLGLFLWFLKRERQEENNPKGRSSKYSLFHCGNTKKDGKSPLTAHDARHTKAICL; this is translated from the exons ATGGCTGGTTCCCCAACATGCCTCACCCTCATCTATATCCTTTGGCAGCTCACAG GGTCAGCAGCCTCTGGACCCATGAAAGAGCTGGTCGGTTCCGTTGGTGGGGCCGTGACTTTCCCCCTGAAGTCCAAAGTAAAGCAAATTGACTCTATTGTCTGGACCTTCAACACAACCCTTCTTGTCACCATACAGCCAGAAGGGGGCACTATCATAGTGACCCAAAATCGTAATAAGGAGAGAGTAGACTTCCCAGATGGAGGCTACTCCCTGAAGCTCAGCAAACTGAAGAAGAATGACTCAGGGATCTACAATGTGGAGATATACAGCTCATCACTCCAGCATCCCTCCACCCAGAAGTATGTGCTGCATGTCTACG AGCACCTGTCAAAGCCTAAAGTCACCATGGGTCTGCAGAGCAATAAGAATGGCACCTGTGTGACCAATCTGACATGCTGCATGGAACATGGGGAAGAGGATGTGATTTATACCTGGAAGGCCCTGGGGCAAGCAGCCAATGAGTCCCATAATGGGTCCATCCTCCCCATCTCCTGGAGATGGGGAGAAAGTGATATGACCTTCATCTGTGTTGCCAGGAACCCTGTCAGCAGCAACTTCTCAAGCCCCATCCTTGCCAGGAAGCTCTGTGAAG GTGCTGCTGATGACCCAGATTCCTCCATGGTCCTCCTGTGTCTCCTGTTGGTGCCCCTCCTGCTCAGTCTCTTTGTACTGGGGCTATTTCTTTGGTTTCTGAAGAGAGAGAGGCAAGAAG agaacAATCCTAAAGGAAGATCCAGCAAATACAGTTTATTCCACTGTGGAAATACCAAAAAAG ATGGAAAATCCCCACTCACTGCTCACGATGCCAGACACACCAAGGCTATTTGCCTATGA